A genomic window from Accipiter gentilis chromosome 1, bAccGen1.1, whole genome shotgun sequence includes:
- the RCC2 gene encoding protein RCC2, producing the protein MAGSRIGEGEARPRLSKIMYNGQPITKLACGAEFSMIMDCKGNLYSFGCPEYGQLGHNSDGKFIARAQRIEYDCELVPRRVAIFIEKTKDGQILPVPNVVVRDVACGANHTLVLDSQKRVFSWGFGGYGRLGHAEQKDEMVPRLVKLFDFPGRGAAQIYAGYTCSFAVSETGGLFFWGATNTSRESTMYPKAVQDLCGWKIRSLACGKSSIIVAADESTISWGPSPTFGELGYGDHKPKSSTAAQEVKTLDGIYTEQVAMGYAHSLVIARDETDTEKEKLRKLPEYNPRTI; encoded by the exons ATGGCCGGATCCAGGATTGGGGAAGGCGAAGCAAGGCCAAGGTTATCCAAG ATCATGTACAACGGGCAGCCCATCACCAAACTGGCTTGCGGGGCCGAATTCAGCATGATCATGGATTGCAAAGGAAACCTCTACTCCTTCGGGTGCCCCGAGTACGGGCAGCTGG GGCATAATTCGGACGGGAAATTCATCGCCCGGGCGCAGCGGATAGAGTACGACTGCGAGCTGGTACCGCGCCGCGTGGCCATCTTCATCGAGAAGACCAAAGATGGGCAGATCCTGCCCGTCCCCAACGTGGTGGTGCGGGACGTGGCGTGCGGGGCCAACCACACG CTCGTCCTGGACTCGCAGAAGCGTGTTTTCTCCTGGGGATTTGGGGGCTACGGGCGGCTGGGCCACGCCGAGCAGAAGGACGAGATGGTGCCGCGGCTGGTCAAGCTTTTCGACTtcccggggcgcggggcggcgcagATCTACGCTGGCTACACGTGCTCCTTCGCCGTCAGCGAGACAG GCGGCTTGTTTTTTTGGGGTGCCACCAACACCTCCCGGGAGTCCACCATGTACCCCAAAGCTGTGCAGGACCTCTGCGGCTGGAAAATCCGCAGCCTAGCCTGTGG GAAGAGCAGCATCATTGTGGCGGCAGATGAGAGCACCATCAGCTGGGGTCCCTCGCCCACCTTTGGGGAACTG GGCTACGGGGACCACAAGCCCAAATCCTCGACGGCCGCCCAAGAGGTGAAGACCCTGGATGGGATCTACACGGAGCAG GTGGCCATGGGCTACGCCCACTCGCTGGTGATCGCCCGCGACGAGACCGACACCGAAAAAGAGAAGCTCCGCAAGCTGCCCGAATACAACCCCCGCACCATCTGA
- the LOC126038696 gene encoding protein-arginine deiminase type-1-like, whose protein sequence is MAQQRRVQLSTQRPTSTVCVLGTELSLDVCGSAPKDAVAFHVQGTPGVKLYVVHETQSVKLPSSVCRWPLAAGTEVLLAMDAPSKDVGDEKVRISYFREAGGVPVGRAMLYLTCVEVSLDTDVSRSGAVSRTLLDKATWTWGPDGHGAILLVNCDRDDPKAETLDNQDTAIRSYADLKDMSQMVLRTRGPRTIFAGHRLLLHVDFSDADKVGVFYGGNSIALEEYKHVLGGSKLAYTVKPSRHQEESIFYVEGLAFPDVDFSGLVAFHVTLLESPEKGLLETPIFTDTVVFRVAPWIMTPNTAAPLEVFVCSVDNNEDFVAAVGAMAEKTKCPLTVCPLLENRQDRWIQDEVEFGYVQAPHKTFPVVFDSPRDRGLKDFPVKTILGPDFGYVARQAPEGASSLDSFGNLEVSPPVTVQGKEYPLGRILIGSSFPRFGGRRMAKAVKDFLVAQQVQAPVELFSDWLLVGHVDEFLSFVPAPDRKGFRLLLASPSACYQLLKEKQEEGFGEAVMFEGLKEVSKPTINEILANEGLRKFNNYVQSCINWNRDILKRALGLAESDILDIPQLFQGNVATGAEAFFPDMVNMLVLGRHLGIPKPFGPLVGGQCCLEERVRALLEPLGLTCTFIDDYFSYHVLSGEVHCGTNVRRKPFAFKWWHMVP, encoded by the exons ATGGCCCAGCAGCGCCGCGTCCAGCTCTCTACCCAGCGTCCCACCAGCACCGTCTGCGTGCTGGGCACTGAGCTCTCCCTGGATGTCTGCGG atcTGCACCCAAAGATGCCGTCGCCTTCCACGTGCAGGGGACGCCGGGCGTGAAGCTCTACGTGGTGCACGAGACGCAGAGCGTCAAGTTGCCCTCCAGCGTGTGCCGCTGGCCCCTGGCCGCCGGCACCGAGGTGCTGCTGGCCATGGATGCTCCCAGCAAGGATGTGGGCGATGaaaag GTCAGGATTTCTTATTTCAGGGAGGCCGGCGGGGTGCCCGTGGGCAGAGCCATGCTGTACCTCACCTGCGTGG AGGTCTCGCTGGACACCGATGTCAGCCGCAGCGGGGCGGTGAGCAGGACGCTGCTGGATAAG GCGACCTGGACATGGGGTCCCGACGGACACGGGGCCATCCTGCTGGTAAACTGCGACCGCGATGATCCCAAAGCTGAGACACTGGATAACCAGGACACTGCTATTCGCTCCTACGCTG ACCTGAAGGACATGTCGCAGATGGTGCTGCGGACCCGAGGTCCCCGCACCATCTTCGCTGGCCACCGCCTTCTCCTCCACGTGGACTTCAGTGACGCTGATAAAGTTGGCGTTTTCTACGGTGGTA ACAGCATCGCACTGGAGGAGTACAAGCACGTGCTGGGCGGCTCGAAGCTTGCCTACACCGTCAAACCCAGCCGGCATCAGGAGGAGAGCATCTTCTACGTGGAAGGGCTCGCCTTCCCCGATGTCGACTTTTCGGGGCTGGTGGCTTTCCACGTCACGCTGCTGGAGAGCCCCGAGAAG GGTTTGCTGGAGACTCCGATTTTCACTGACACGGTGGTTTTCCGCGTGGCTCCATGGATCATGACCCCCAACACAGCAGCACCGTTGGAGGTCTTCGTCTGCAG CGTGGACAACAATGAGGATTTTGTGGCGGCCGTGGGTGCCATGGCTGAGAAAACCAAATGCCCACTCACCGTCTGCCCGCTGCTGGAGAACCGCCAGGACCGCTGGATCCAG GACGAGGTTGAATTTGGCTACGTGCAAGCCCCCCACAAGACCTTCCCCGTCGTCTTCGACTCACCCCGTGATCGGGGGCTGAAGGATTTCCCCGTCAAGACCATCCTG GGCCCTGATTTTGGTTATGTGGCCCGGCAAGCACCAGAGGGTGCTTCCAGCCTTGATTCCTTTGGTAATTTGGAGGTGAGCCCCCCCGTGACAGTGCAGGGCAAGGAGTACCCCTTGGGCCGCATCCTGATCGGGAGCAGCTTCCCCAG ATTTGGCGGCCGACGGATGGCAAAAGCTGTCAAGGACTTTCTCGTTGCCCAACAAGTGCAGGCGCCGGTGGAGCTGTTTTCGGACTGGCTCCTCGTCGGCCACGTAGATGAATTTCTCAGCTTCGTTCCCGCGCCCGATCGGAAG ggTTTTCGGCTTCTCCTGGCCAGCCCCAGTGCCTGCTACCAGCTCCTCAAGGAGAAGCAAGAGGAGGGATTTGGCGAGGCGGTGATGTTTGAGG GACTAAAGGAGGTGTCCAAGCCGACGATCAACGAGATTCTGGCTAATGAAGGTCTCCGGAAATTCAATAATTATGTCCAG AGCTGCATCAACTGGAACCGGGACATCCTAAAGCGGGCGCTGGGGCTGGCCGAGTCGGACATCCTCGACATCCCCCAGCTTTTCCAAGGCAACGTGGCCACCGGTGCCGAAGCCTTCTTCCCCGACATG GTGAACATGCTGGTGCTGGGCAGACACCTGGGCATCCCCAAACCCTTCGGACCACTGGTGGGTGGGCAGTGCTGCCTGGAGGAGCGGGTGCGGGCACTGCTGGAGCCCCTGGGCCTCACCTGCACCTTCATCGACGACTATTTCTCCTACCACGTCCTCTCCGGGGAGGTTCACTGCGGCACCAACGTCCGCCGTAAGCCCTTCGCCTTCAAATGGTGGCACATGGTGCCCTGA